Proteins from one Bradyrhizobium amphicarpaeae genomic window:
- a CDS encoding GntR family transcriptional regulator has protein sequence MAEREVDRSVSQTVKAQLALRDQILSGALRPGERISELQAVETTGASRTPVRMALVRLEEEGLLEAIPSGGFMVKAFSERDISDSIELRGTLEGLAARFAAERGVSARELEPLKECLAAIDELLRQVPISIEAFSSYVALNARFHALLTELSRSPPLIRQIDRASALPFASPSGFVMAQSALPEAQQILIIGQEHHRVVIDAIENREGARAEAIMREHARLAVRNLRLALRNRTHLDLLPALALIKTATD, from the coding sequence ATGGCCGAACGTGAGGTCGACCGCTCCGTCTCGCAGACCGTGAAGGCGCAGCTTGCGCTGCGCGACCAGATCCTGTCCGGCGCACTTCGGCCGGGCGAGCGCATCTCCGAGCTCCAGGCGGTGGAAACCACCGGGGCCTCGCGCACCCCGGTGCGCATGGCGCTGGTGCGGCTGGAGGAGGAGGGCCTGCTGGAGGCGATTCCCTCCGGTGGCTTCATGGTGAAAGCGTTCTCGGAGCGAGACATCTCGGATTCCATCGAGCTGCGCGGCACGCTCGAAGGGCTCGCTGCACGCTTCGCGGCCGAGCGCGGCGTCTCCGCGCGCGAGCTGGAGCCGCTGAAGGAGTGCCTGGCGGCGATCGACGAATTGTTGCGGCAGGTGCCGATCTCGATCGAAGCGTTCTCGTCCTATGTCGCGCTGAACGCGCGCTTCCACGCCCTGCTCACGGAATTGTCGCGCAGCCCGCCGCTGATCCGCCAGATCGATCGCGCCTCGGCGCTGCCGTTCGCATCCCCGAGCGGCTTCGTGATGGCGCAATCCGCGCTGCCCGAGGCGCAGCAGATCCTGATCATCGGCCAGGAGCACCACCGTGTCGTGATCGACGCGATCGAGAACCGTGAAGGCGCGCGCGCCGAAGCCATCATGCGCGAGCACGCGCGGCTCGCGGTCCGCAATTTGCGGCTGGCGCTGCGCAACCGCACCCATCTCGACCTCTTGCCGGCGCTCGCGCTGATCAAGACCGCAACCGATTGA
- a CDS encoding PDR/VanB family oxidoreductase, with the protein MRFIETWIPATLVSTRDLAPGIREFLIRPDQFDATAYPVGSHINVSVTIDGLPETRSYSLVGEAISAGFKIAVRRAEDSRGGSRYMWQLAPGARLDITQPASLLAVDWSRESYCLIAGGIGITPILGAAQALARRGVDVTLHYAVRSRAEAAYLDDLATLLGDRLVVHAGDEGKRLDLDAVCASIPKGTLALFCGPMRMLDAARHAWIGAGHPLPDLRYETFGSSGTLPTEPFRLRLKGSNVELEVPRERSMLDVLNASGHDVMYDCKRGECGLCAIDVVEVDGEIDHRDVFFSDHQKESNQKICACVSRARGTITVDTLLRADAV; encoded by the coding sequence ATGCGCTTCATCGAAACCTGGATTCCGGCAACGCTCGTCTCGACGCGCGATCTTGCTCCCGGCATCCGCGAATTCCTGATCCGGCCCGATCAGTTCGACGCCACCGCCTATCCGGTCGGCAGCCACATCAATGTCAGCGTGACCATCGACGGCCTGCCGGAGACGCGGTCCTATTCGCTGGTTGGCGAAGCCATTTCGGCTGGCTTCAAGATCGCGGTGCGCCGCGCCGAGGATTCGCGCGGCGGCTCGCGCTACATGTGGCAGCTCGCGCCTGGCGCGCGGCTCGACATCACGCAGCCGGCCTCGCTGCTCGCGGTGGACTGGTCCCGCGAAAGTTATTGTTTGATCGCCGGCGGCATCGGCATCACGCCGATCCTCGGCGCCGCGCAGGCGCTGGCGCGGCGCGGGGTGGATGTCACGCTTCACTATGCGGTGCGCTCGCGCGCCGAGGCCGCCTATCTCGACGATCTCGCCACGCTGCTCGGCGATCGCCTGGTCGTTCATGCCGGCGATGAAGGCAAGCGGCTCGATCTCGACGCGGTGTGCGCGTCAATCCCCAAAGGCACGCTCGCGTTGTTCTGCGGTCCGATGCGCATGCTCGATGCCGCGCGCCACGCCTGGATCGGCGCGGGCCATCCGCTACCCGATCTCCGCTACGAGACCTTCGGCTCCAGCGGTACGCTCCCGACCGAGCCGTTTCGCCTGCGCCTGAAGGGCTCGAATGTCGAGCTCGAGGTGCCACGCGAACGCTCGATGCTGGATGTGCTCAATGCCAGCGGCCACGACGTGATGTATGACTGCAAGCGCGGCGAATGCGGCCTCTGCGCCATCGACGTGGTCGAGGTCGACGGCGAGATCGACCATCGCGATGTCTTCTTCAGCGATCATCAGAAAGAGAGCAACCAGAAGATCTGTGCTTGCGTCTCCCGCGCGCGGGGGACGATCACCGTGGATACGCTGCTGCGGGCGGACGCGGTCTGA
- a CDS encoding putative bifunctional diguanylate cyclase/phosphodiesterase translates to MRTQTTSYVARLFAGDLSAFGGPTTDEGVAGHIRAEQMSLVLGYSVGIMLANACNAIVLAIALWQTPDRIIALIWAGVVASGAIMFGLQSRAARRITKPQFVSRRAMHRLVRNAFVLGSAWGIVPAAFFTDASTGGQLVITCLCSGMLAGGALAFATIPIAAIAFTAPIFVGIAICLGRNGDLAFALIAFLVVVYGSVLIRGVFVNSFSFTRRVMRQIEAERTVRLDPLTHLPNRVAFNETLEAALKRLALSGEEFAVLLLDLDRFKEVNDKFGHPAGDEFLVEVANRLRRCTRAAEHVARVGGDEFALVMANLARPEDALDVAERFVAAFIEPFRIEGRQIVGATSVGIVLAPRDGTTPLDVMKNVDAALYRAKKAGPGTVRFFEEADDRVSRDRKALQSDLAGAIARDELFLVFQPFLDLDENRITGFEALLRWQHPERGLVSPSEFIPIAEETGLIHEIGEWVIRRACATVAQWPDEIRVAVNFSAAQFHNSGILQIIVQALSEAKLAPHRLEIEITESMLLSKYGSAEPVLNALLELGVTVALDDFGTGFSSLTYLRKLPFSRIKIDQSFIRDMLVQPDCAAIVKSVISLARDLRIAVVAEGVETAGQLDYLRQISCDEVQGYLISRPVSADGVLALLETKKLRRTFAA, encoded by the coding sequence ATGCGGACTCAAACGACCAGCTATGTCGCGCGGCTGTTCGCGGGTGATTTGTCGGCCTTTGGCGGTCCCACAACCGACGAGGGCGTAGCAGGCCATATCCGCGCCGAACAGATGTCGCTGGTGCTCGGCTATTCGGTCGGCATCATGCTGGCCAATGCCTGCAACGCCATCGTCCTCGCCATCGCGCTTTGGCAGACGCCGGACAGGATCATTGCGTTGATCTGGGCAGGCGTCGTCGCGAGCGGCGCGATCATGTTCGGTCTGCAGTCACGCGCGGCGCGCCGCATCACCAAGCCGCAATTCGTCTCGCGCCGCGCCATGCACCGGCTGGTGCGCAACGCCTTCGTCCTCGGCTCCGCCTGGGGCATCGTCCCCGCCGCCTTCTTCACCGATGCTTCGACCGGCGGCCAACTCGTCATCACCTGCCTGTGCTCGGGCATGCTGGCCGGCGGCGCGCTCGCCTTCGCCACCATTCCAATCGCAGCCATCGCCTTCACGGCCCCGATCTTCGTCGGGATCGCCATCTGCCTCGGCAGGAACGGCGATCTGGCCTTTGCCCTGATCGCCTTCCTCGTCGTGGTCTACGGCAGCGTGCTGATCCGCGGCGTGTTCGTCAATTCGTTCTCGTTCACCCGGCGTGTGATGCGGCAGATCGAGGCGGAGCGCACGGTACGGCTGGACCCGCTGACCCACCTGCCCAACCGCGTCGCCTTCAACGAGACGCTCGAGGCCGCGCTGAAGCGACTGGCGCTGTCCGGCGAGGAATTTGCGGTGCTGCTGCTCGATCTCGACCGTTTCAAGGAGGTCAACGACAAGTTCGGCCATCCCGCCGGCGACGAATTCCTGGTGGAGGTCGCCAACCGCCTGCGACGCTGCACCCGCGCTGCCGAGCACGTCGCGCGCGTCGGCGGCGACGAGTTCGCGCTGGTGATGGCCAATCTGGCGCGTCCCGAGGATGCACTCGATGTCGCCGAACGCTTCGTCGCGGCCTTCATCGAACCGTTCCGAATCGAGGGCCGCCAGATCGTCGGCGCGACCAGCGTCGGCATCGTGCTGGCGCCGCGCGACGGCACCACGCCGCTCGACGTCATGAAGAACGTCGATGCCGCGCTCTACCGCGCCAAGAAAGCCGGACCCGGCACGGTCCGCTTCTTCGAGGAAGCCGACGACAGGGTGTCACGCGATCGCAAGGCGCTGCAATCCGACCTCGCGGGCGCGATCGCGCGAGACGAACTCTTCCTCGTATTCCAGCCGTTCCTCGACCTCGACGAAAACCGGATCACAGGTTTCGAGGCGCTGCTGCGCTGGCAACATCCCGAGCGCGGATTGGTGTCGCCGAGCGAATTCATTCCGATCGCGGAAGAGACCGGGCTGATCCACGAGATCGGCGAATGGGTCATCCGCCGCGCCTGCGCAACGGTCGCCCAATGGCCCGACGAGATCAGGGTTGCCGTGAACTTCTCCGCGGCGCAATTTCACAATTCCGGCATCCTCCAGATCATCGTGCAGGCGCTCAGCGAAGCGAAGCTCGCCCCGCACCGGCTCGAGATCGAGATCACGGAATCGATGCTGCTGTCGAAATACGGCTCGGCCGAGCCGGTCCTGAACGCGCTTCTAGAGCTCGGCGTCACCGTGGCGCTGGACGATTTCGGGACGGGCTTCTCTTCCCTGACCTACCTGCGCAAGCTGCCGTTCAGCCGCATCAAGATCGACCAATCCTTCATCCGCGACATGCTGGTGCAGCCCGACTGTGCCGCCATCGTCAAGTCGGTGATCTCGCTCGCGCGCGACCTGCGCATCGCTGTCGTCGCCGAAGGCGTCGAGACCGCCGGCCAGCTCGACTATCTCAGGCAGATCAGTTGCGACGAGGTGCAGGGCTATCTGATCAGCCGTCCGGTCTCGGCCGATGGCGTGCTGGCACTGCTGGAGACGAAGAAGCTCCGGAGGACGTTCGCGGCGTAG
- a CDS encoding nuclear transport factor 2 family protein: protein MPSREIVEAFAQRLENGDFVGAILDYYTPDAATHENQAEPLVGRDKLAAKERGVLAAFKEVKAVRIGPSLIEGDNVATRWRFSFTNAEGLTRTLEEIAWQTWRGDQLVEERFYYDPKQLGR from the coding sequence ATGCCGAGCCGTGAGATCGTCGAAGCCTTTGCGCAGCGGCTGGAAAACGGGGACTTTGTCGGCGCGATCCTCGACTACTACACTCCGGACGCCGCCACCCATGAAAACCAGGCCGAGCCTTTGGTCGGGCGCGACAAGCTCGCGGCCAAGGAGCGCGGCGTGCTCGCAGCCTTCAAGGAAGTCAAGGCGGTGCGGATCGGGCCGAGCTTGATCGAAGGCGACAACGTCGCGACGCGTTGGCGGTTCAGCTTCACCAATGCCGAAGGCCTCACGCGGACACTGGAAGAGATTGCTTGGCAGACATGGCGTGGCGATCAGCTCGTCGAGGAGCGGTTCTATTACGATCCGAAACAGTTGGGGCGCTGA
- a CDS encoding TetR/AcrR family transcriptional regulator, with product MVKQAERRAATTEAILTAARRLFGTQGFAVTTMDAIAEAAHVAKGAVYHHFKTKEAVFEAVFDQASRDLVVEIDGTARAEKDVLAAMVAGTQHYFAATAKGPTGQIILRDGPAVLGWERWREIDAQHFGGKLPRALSVAMEAGLIARQPVEPLARLLLGAVTEAAVACAGRADTARAGAEYARAFKSLVEALRVRP from the coding sequence ATGGTGAAGCAGGCGGAGCGGCGCGCAGCGACGACCGAAGCGATCCTGACGGCGGCACGCCGCCTGTTCGGGACGCAGGGCTTTGCCGTCACCACGATGGACGCGATCGCGGAAGCAGCCCACGTCGCCAAGGGCGCGGTCTATCATCACTTCAAGACCAAGGAAGCGGTGTTCGAAGCCGTGTTCGACCAGGCCTCGCGCGACCTCGTCGTCGAGATCGACGGCACGGCGCGCGCTGAGAAGGACGTCCTCGCCGCGATGGTCGCCGGCACGCAGCACTATTTCGCGGCGACCGCGAAGGGGCCGACCGGCCAGATCATCCTGCGCGACGGCCCGGCCGTGCTCGGCTGGGAGCGCTGGCGCGAGATCGACGCGCAGCACTTCGGCGGCAAGCTGCCGCGCGCGCTTTCGGTGGCGATGGAGGCCGGCCTGATCGCAAGGCAGCCGGTCGAGCCGCTCGCCCGCCTGCTGCTCGGCGCGGTGACGGAGGCCGCGGTCGCCTGCGCCGGACGCGCTGATACCGCAAGGGCCGGCGCGGAATATGCCCGTGCGTTCAAGTCGCTGGTCGAGGCGCTGCGCGTAAGGCCATGA
- a CDS encoding GMC family oxidoreductase: MNATSSLAPSDPEFDYIIVGAGSAGCVLANRLSANGKHSVLLLEAGPKDSNIWIHVPLGYGKLFKEKTVNWMYQTEPEPELKGRQVFQPRGKTLGGSSSINGLLYVRGQHEDYDRWRQLGNTGWGYDDVLPYFKKAENQSRGADQYHGSGGPLPVSNMVVTDPLSKAFIDAAVETGLPYNPDFNGATQEGVGLFQTTTRNGRRASTSVAYLGPAKGRGNLKVETSALGQRVLFEGRRAVGVEYRQGANVRRARARREIVLSSGAYNSPQLLQLSGVGPGDLLRKHGIDVVLDAPGVGHDLQDHMQVRIVMRCSQKITLNDTVNHPLRRTMAGARYALFRKGWLTIAAGTAGAFFKTSPRLASPDIQVHFLPFSTDKMGEKLHDFSGFTASVCQLRPESRGTLRIRSADPTVPPEIRINYMSTETDRSTNVEGLKILRKILNAPALKPFVINEYDPGAKVSTDAELLDYCRERGSTIYHPTSTCRMGNDALAVVDQRLKVRGLEGLRIVDGSVMPDLVSGNTNAPIIMIAEKASDMILEDAR, from the coding sequence ATGAACGCAACTTCCTCCCTCGCGCCGTCGGATCCCGAATTCGATTACATCATCGTCGGCGCCGGCTCGGCCGGCTGCGTGCTCGCCAACAGGCTCTCGGCGAACGGCAAGCACAGCGTGCTGCTGCTCGAGGCGGGACCCAAGGATTCCAACATCTGGATCCACGTGCCGCTCGGCTATGGCAAGCTGTTCAAGGAGAAGACCGTCAACTGGATGTACCAGACCGAGCCGGAGCCCGAGCTGAAGGGGCGCCAGGTGTTTCAGCCGCGCGGCAAGACGCTGGGCGGCTCGAGCTCGATCAACGGCCTGCTCTATGTCCGTGGCCAGCACGAGGATTATGATCGCTGGCGCCAGCTCGGCAACACCGGCTGGGGCTATGACGACGTGCTGCCCTATTTCAAGAAGGCCGAGAACCAATCGCGCGGCGCCGACCAATATCATGGCAGCGGCGGTCCTTTGCCGGTGTCCAACATGGTCGTGACCGACCCGCTGTCAAAGGCGTTCATCGACGCTGCGGTCGAAACCGGTCTGCCCTACAACCCCGATTTCAACGGCGCCACGCAGGAAGGTGTCGGCCTGTTCCAGACCACGACGCGCAACGGCCGTCGTGCCTCGACCTCGGTGGCCTATCTCGGCCCGGCCAAGGGCCGCGGCAATCTCAAGGTCGAGACGTCCGCGCTCGGCCAGCGCGTGCTGTTCGAGGGCCGCCGCGCCGTCGGCGTCGAATATCGCCAGGGCGCCAACGTGCGCCGCGCCCGCGCGCGCAGGGAGATCGTGCTGTCGAGCGGCGCCTACAACTCGCCGCAGCTGCTGCAGCTCTCCGGCGTCGGCCCCGGCGACCTCTTGCGCAAGCATGGCATCGACGTCGTGCTGGACGCGCCGGGCGTCGGTCACGACCTCCAGGATCACATGCAGGTCCGCATCGTGATGCGCTGCTCGCAGAAGATCACGCTCAACGACACCGTCAATCATCCGCTCCGCCGCACCATGGCTGGCGCGCGCTATGCGCTGTTCCGCAAGGGTTGGCTGACGATTGCGGCCGGCACGGCAGGCGCGTTCTTCAAGACCAGCCCGCGGCTGGCCTCGCCCGACATCCAGGTGCACTTCCTGCCGTTCTCGACCGACAAGATGGGCGAGAAGCTGCATGATTTCTCCGGCTTCACCGCCTCGGTGTGCCAGCTCCGTCCCGAAAGCCGCGGGACCTTGCGCATCCGGAGCGCCGATCCGACGGTGCCGCCGGAAATCCGCATCAACTACATGTCGACCGAGACCGACCGCAGCACCAACGTCGAGGGCCTGAAGATCCTGCGCAAGATATTGAATGCGCCGGCGCTGAAGCCGTTCGTGATCAATGAGTACGATCCCGGGGCGAAGGTATCTACGGACGCCGAATTGCTGGATTATTGCCGCGAGCGCGGCAGCACCATCTACCATCCGACCTCGACCTGTCGTATGGGCAATGATGCGCTCGCGGTGGTCGACCAGCGGCTGAAGGTACGGGGGCTCGAAGGCCTTCGAATCGTCGACGGCTCGGTGATGCCGGACCTCGTATCGGGGAACACCAACGCGCCGATCATCATGATCGCCGAAAAGGCCTCCGACATGATATTGGAGGATGCGCGGTAA
- the hemC gene encoding hydroxymethylbilane synthase — MATRLKIGTRKSAMALAQTEEIARRLTAAVPGLDVEIVKFDTTGDLDQTSKLLPHGGKGGAFVAQIRAAVLSGELQAAMHSLKDMPGNEDTPGLVIGATLSRDPPNDALVLRDGVTLEALRQSRGKGFKIGTNAVRRAAYARRLFPDVEVIHFRGAADTRVRKLDNGEKQRLPDGGTVGPADALIMARSGLDRVGLAGRIAYEFTAAEMLPAAGQGIVAVECAAQDWQTRQILSSIDDSAAHASADAEREVLWVLNGHCNSPVAGFSTIAGDQMSLTASVLDLSGNTIIEVSRAGPADRPRELGRAVGLDLLAKGAAGIIERSRPR; from the coding sequence TTGGCTACGCGACTGAAGATCGGCACCCGCAAGAGCGCGATGGCGCTGGCACAGACGGAAGAGATCGCGCGCCGCCTGACCGCTGCGGTGCCCGGCCTCGACGTCGAGATCGTCAAGTTCGACACCACGGGCGATCTCGACCAGACTAGCAAGCTGCTGCCGCATGGCGGCAAGGGCGGCGCCTTCGTGGCGCAGATCCGCGCTGCCGTGCTGTCAGGCGAGTTGCAGGCGGCGATGCATTCGCTGAAGGACATGCCGGGCAACGAGGACACGCCGGGCCTCGTCATCGGCGCAACGCTGTCGCGCGATCCGCCCAACGACGCACTGGTGCTGCGCGACGGCGTGACGCTTGAGGCGTTGCGTCAGTCGCGCGGCAAGGGTTTCAAGATCGGCACCAATGCCGTCCGCCGCGCCGCCTATGCACGGCGCTTGTTTCCGGACGTGGAGGTGATCCATTTCCGCGGCGCCGCCGACACGCGCGTGCGAAAGCTCGACAATGGCGAGAAGCAGCGCCTGCCGGATGGCGGCACGGTGGGGCCGGCCGATGCGCTGATCATGGCACGTTCGGGCCTCGATCGCGTCGGCCTCGCCGGCCGCATCGCGTATGAATTCACGGCAGCGGAGATGTTGCCGGCGGCGGGGCAGGGCATCGTCGCCGTCGAATGCGCGGCGCAAGACTGGCAAACGCGGCAGATCCTGTCGTCGATCGACGATTCCGCCGCGCATGCCTCTGCGGATGCCGAGCGCGAGGTGTTGTGGGTGCTGAACGGCCACTGCAATTCGCCGGTGGCGGGCTTCTCGACCATCGCGGGCGATCAGATGTCGCTGACGGCGTCCGTGCTCGATCTCTCAGGCAACACCATCATCGAGGTCTCGCGCGCAGGCCCCGCCGACCGCCCGCGCGAGCTAGGCCGTGCCGTGGGTCTGGATCTGTTGGCGAAGGGCGCCGCCGGGATCATCGAGCGCAGCAGGCCGCGCTGA
- a CDS encoding response regulator transcription factor yields the protein MAENEIFILEDDLTTRAMLRVVLEKAGYQPVFFADGEALVAKSRHASPACILLDLCLPGISGLDVLGQLTDRTCPAPILMVSGQGDIPTAVRALRIGAADFVEKPFSPADLVARIESAGAGQPAHSANPLDHFKQSRGLTRRECEVLDHLIAGSSSKVIARKLGISPRTIEDHRARILQKAGVKTTAQLSIMAFKGPQALKDLPAAFGRRTVH from the coding sequence ATGGCTGAGAACGAGATATTCATTCTCGAAGACGATCTGACGACGCGCGCGATGCTGAGGGTCGTTCTCGAGAAAGCGGGCTATCAGCCGGTTTTCTTCGCCGATGGCGAAGCGCTGGTTGCGAAATCCCGCCATGCCTCGCCAGCCTGCATTCTTCTCGATCTGTGCCTGCCGGGAATATCGGGACTGGACGTTCTTGGACAATTGACCGATCGAACCTGTCCGGCGCCGATACTCATGGTGTCGGGGCAGGGCGATATCCCAACCGCCGTGCGCGCGCTTCGGATCGGAGCGGCGGATTTCGTCGAGAAACCATTCAGTCCGGCAGACCTGGTTGCGCGGATCGAGTCGGCCGGTGCCGGCCAGCCTGCGCATTCAGCCAATCCATTGGACCATTTCAAGCAATCGCGAGGACTCACCAGGCGCGAATGCGAGGTTCTGGATCATCTGATCGCGGGTTCATCGAGCAAGGTGATTGCGCGGAAGCTTGGCATCAGCCCCCGAACGATCGAGGATCACCGCGCCCGGATCTTGCAGAAGGCCGGCGTCAAGACGACCGCGCAGCTTTCGATCATGGCCTTCAAAGGGCCACAGGCCTTGAAGGACCTGCCCGCCGCCTTTGGACGCCGCACCGTTCACTGA
- the hemE gene encoding uroporphyrinogen decarboxylase, with protein MPQSATKPFIDVLSGQRQSIPPMWMMRQAGRYLPEYREVRAKAGGFLDLCFNPELAAEVTLQPIRRFGFDAAIIFSDILVIPHALGRSVRFEVGEGPRLDPLDDPAKVATLAARADFVKLKPVFEALKLVRAALDPKTALIGFCGAPWTVATYMVAGQGTPDQAPARMMAYRHPEAFSKIVDVLVESSIQYLLLQLEAGANALQIFDTWAGVLPPAEFARWSVEPTRRIVEGVRAKVPDAKIIGFPRGAGAQLPAYVEATGVNAVSIDWTAEPGFIRERVQSKVAVQGNLDPLVLITGGAALDRAVDDVLANFAQGRFIFNLGHGIQPETPIVHVEQMIRRVRG; from the coding sequence GTGCCCCAATCTGCGACGAAACCTTTCATCGACGTGCTCTCCGGCCAGCGCCAGAGCATCCCGCCCATGTGGATGATGCGGCAGGCCGGCCGCTATCTGCCGGAATATCGCGAGGTCCGCGCCAAGGCCGGCGGCTTCCTCGACCTCTGCTTCAACCCGGAGCTTGCCGCCGAGGTAACGCTGCAACCGATCCGCAGGTTCGGCTTCGATGCCGCGATCATCTTCTCGGACATCCTGGTGATCCCCCATGCGCTCGGTCGCTCGGTGCGGTTCGAGGTCGGCGAGGGCCCGCGGCTGGATCCGCTGGATGACCCCGCCAAGGTGGCAACGCTCGCCGCGCGCGCCGACTTCGTCAAGCTCAAGCCGGTGTTCGAAGCGCTCAAGCTCGTGCGCGCCGCGCTCGATCCAAAGACGGCGCTGATCGGCTTCTGCGGCGCACCGTGGACGGTTGCGACCTACATGGTCGCGGGCCAGGGCACGCCGGACCAGGCGCCGGCCCGGATGATGGCCTACCGGCATCCGGAGGCGTTCTCGAAAATCGTCGACGTGCTGGTGGAGAGCTCGATCCAATATTTGCTGCTGCAGCTCGAAGCGGGCGCCAATGCCCTGCAGATCTTCGACACCTGGGCGGGCGTGCTGCCGCCGGCCGAGTTCGCGCGCTGGTCGGTCGAGCCGACCCGGCGCATCGTGGAGGGCGTGCGGGCCAAGGTGCCGGATGCGAAAATCATCGGCTTCCCCCGCGGCGCCGGTGCGCAATTGCCGGCCTATGTCGAGGCGACCGGCGTCAATGCGGTCAGCATCGACTGGACTGCGGAGCCGGGCTTCATTCGCGAGCGCGTGCAAAGCAAGGTGGCCGTGCAGGGCAATCTCGATCCGCTGGTGCTGATCACGGGCGGCGCCGCGCTCGACCGCGCGGTGGACGACGTGCTGGCGAATTTTGCGCAAGGGCGCTTCATCTTCAATCTCGGCCACGGCATCCAGCCGGAGACGCCGATCGTCCATGTCGAGCAGATGATCAGGCGCGTAAGGGGCTAG